In a genomic window of Streptomyces pristinaespiralis:
- a CDS encoding F0F1 ATP synthase subunit gamma, with protein MGAQLRVYKRRIKSVTATKKITKAMEMIAASRIVKAQRQVAASTPYATELTRAVTAVATGSTTNHALTTEVDNPTRAAILLITSDRGLAGGYSANALKAAEQLTERLRGEGKEVDAYIVGRKGVAYYGFRERKVTESWTGFTDNPTYADAKMVAAPLIAAIEKDTAEGGVDELHIVFTEFISMLTQTPVQKRLLPLSLEKAKEETETKGEILPLFDFEPSAEDVLDALLPRYVESRIYNALLQAAASKHAATRRAMKSATDNAGELIKSLSRLANAARQAEITQEISEIVGGASALADATAGSDK; from the coding sequence ATGGGAGCCCAGCTCCGGGTCTACAAGCGTCGCATCAAATCCGTCACCGCGACCAAGAAGATCACCAAGGCGATGGAGATGATCGCCGCCTCGCGCATCGTCAAGGCGCAGCGCCAGGTGGCCGCCTCCACGCCGTACGCGACCGAGCTCACCCGCGCGGTGACCGCGGTGGCGACGGGGTCGACGACGAACCACGCCCTGACCACCGAGGTGGACAACCCGACCCGGGCCGCGATCCTGCTCATCACGAGCGACCGCGGTCTGGCCGGCGGCTACTCCGCCAACGCCCTCAAGGCGGCGGAGCAGCTCACCGAGCGGCTCCGCGGCGAGGGCAAGGAGGTCGACGCGTACATCGTCGGCCGCAAGGGTGTGGCGTACTACGGCTTCCGTGAGCGCAAGGTCACGGAGTCGTGGACGGGCTTCACCGACAACCCGACGTACGCGGACGCCAAGATGGTCGCGGCCCCGCTGATCGCGGCCATCGAGAAGGACACGGCCGAGGGTGGTGTGGACGAGCTCCACATCGTCTTCACCGAGTTCATCTCGATGCTGACGCAGACGCCGGTTCAGAAGCGGCTGCTGCCTCTCAGTCTCGAGAAGGCGAAGGAGGAGACGGAGACGAAGGGCGAGATCCTTCCTCTGTTCGACTTCGAGCCGTCGGCCGAGGACGTCCTCGACGCCCTGCTGCCGCGCTACGTCGAGAGCCGGATCTACAACGCGCTGCTCCAGGCGGCTGCCTCCAAGCACGCCGCCACCCGCCGCGCGATGAAGTCGGCGACCGACAACGCCGGAGAGCTCATCAAGAGCCTCTCCCGGCTTGCCAACGCGGCCCGCCAGGCCGAAATCACCCAGGAAATCAGCGAGATCGTCGGTGGAGCCAGCGCCCTGGCCGACGCGACCGCGGGGAGTGACAAGTAA
- the atpD gene encoding F0F1 ATP synthase subunit beta, whose amino-acid sequence MTTTVETAAATGRVARVIGPVVDVEFPVDAMPEIYNALTVQVADPAQEGVLKTLTLEVAQHLGDGLVRAISMQPTDGLVRQAPVTDTGNGITVPVGDFTKGKVFNTLGEVLNVPEENANIGERWPIHRKAPNFDQLESKTEMFETGVKVIDLLTPYVKGGKIGLFGGAGVGKTVLIQEMIYRVANNHDGVSVFAGVGERTREGNDLIEEMSESGVIDKTALVFGQMDEPPGTRLRVALAGLTMAEYFRDVQKQDVLFFIDNIFRYTQAGSEVSTLLGRMPSAVGYQPNLADEMGLLQERITSTRGHSITSMQAIYVPADDLTDPAPATTFAHLDATTVLSRPISEKGIYPAVDPLDSTSRILDPRYITQEHYDAATRVKGILQKYKDLQDIIAILGIDELGEEDKLVVHRARRVERFLSQNTHVAKQFTGVDGSDVPLDESIAAFNSICDGEYDHFPEQAFFMCGGIEDLKANAKELGVS is encoded by the coding sequence ATGACGACGACAGTTGAGACGGCCGCTGCCACGGGCCGCGTCGCCCGGGTCATCGGCCCGGTCGTCGACGTGGAGTTCCCCGTCGACGCGATGCCGGAGATCTACAACGCGCTGACCGTTCAGGTCGCCGACCCGGCCCAGGAGGGCGTGCTCAAGACGCTGACCCTCGAGGTCGCCCAGCACCTGGGTGACGGCCTGGTCCGCGCCATCTCCATGCAGCCCACCGACGGTCTGGTCCGCCAGGCCCCGGTGACCGACACGGGCAACGGCATCACCGTTCCCGTCGGTGACTTCACCAAGGGCAAGGTGTTCAACACCCTCGGTGAGGTGCTGAACGTCCCCGAGGAGAACGCCAACATCGGTGAGCGGTGGCCCATCCACCGCAAGGCTCCGAACTTCGACCAGCTCGAGTCGAAGACCGAGATGTTCGAGACCGGCGTCAAGGTCATCGACCTTCTCACCCCGTACGTCAAGGGTGGAAAGATCGGTCTGTTCGGTGGTGCCGGCGTCGGTAAGACCGTTCTGATCCAGGAAATGATCTACCGCGTCGCCAACAACCACGACGGTGTGTCGGTGTTCGCGGGCGTCGGTGAGCGTACCCGTGAGGGCAACGACCTCATCGAGGAGATGTCCGAGTCGGGCGTCATCGACAAGACCGCGCTGGTCTTCGGTCAGATGGACGAGCCCCCGGGCACCCGTCTCCGCGTCGCCCTCGCCGGTCTGACCATGGCGGAGTACTTCCGCGATGTGCAGAAGCAGGACGTGCTCTTCTTCATCGACAACATCTTCCGGTACACCCAGGCCGGCTCCGAGGTGTCCACCCTGCTCGGCCGTATGCCGTCCGCGGTGGGTTACCAGCCGAACCTGGCCGACGAGATGGGTCTGCTGCAGGAGCGCATCACCTCGACGCGTGGTCACTCGATCACGTCGATGCAGGCGATCTACGTCCCCGCGGACGACCTGACCGACCCGGCCCCGGCCACCACCTTCGCCCACCTCGACGCGACGACGGTTCTCTCCCGTCCGATCTCCGAGAAGGGCATCTACCCGGCCGTGGACCCGCTGGACTCCACGTCCCGCATCCTGGACCCGCGCTACATCACGCAGGAGCACTACGACGCCGCCACGCGCGTCAAGGGGATCCTGCAGAAGTACAAGGACCTCCAGGACATCATCGCGATCCTCGGTATCGACGAGCTGGGCGAGGAGGACAAGCTGGTTGTCCACCGTGCCCGTCGCGTGGAGCGCTTCCTGTCCCAGAACACCCACGTCGCCAAGCAGTTCACCGGCGTGGACGGCTCGGACGTGCCGCTCGACGAGTCGATCGCCGCGTTCAACTCGATCTGCGACGGTGAGTACGACCACTTCCCCGAGCAGGCGTTCTTCATGTGCGGTGGCATCGAGGACCTCAAGGCCAACGCCAAGGAGCTCGGCGTCTCCTGA